One Sporomusaceae bacterium ACPt DNA window includes the following coding sequences:
- the lpxL_2 gene encoding Lipid A biosynthesis lauroyltransferase encodes MQYYLVKCLSRLVCLLPASLRRGLGCLIGSLCWPLVPAKRRNMAISNISRSLGIDECRASAIAKASGVRFGPMFMEVLYMPKLNKANIGQYVTLKGREHLDAALKMGRGAVLATAHSGNWELLGAALAMHGYPLVAVVQRQTNPAMDKFINEYRTRAGMHVTYKQGVREMVKLLGAGKIIGLLMDQDNHSQGVFVEFFGRLASTPQGAAALARLNDAPIIPAFITANPDGTHTVIIHPPVMVDKTADRDYDIYTTTRHLTRIIEDHIRQYPHEWFWLHNRWKTTPPEKKA; translated from the coding sequence ATGCAATACTACTTGGTGAAATGTCTGAGCAGGCTGGTGTGCCTGTTGCCGGCAAGCCTGCGGCGGGGACTGGGCTGTCTTATCGGCAGCCTGTGCTGGCCCCTGGTGCCTGCTAAACGCCGCAATATGGCCATAAGCAACATCAGCCGCAGCCTTGGCATCGACGAGTGCCGGGCGTCTGCAATCGCCAAGGCAAGCGGAGTGCGGTTCGGGCCCATGTTTATGGAAGTACTGTATATGCCAAAGCTCAATAAAGCTAATATTGGGCAGTATGTTACGCTTAAAGGGCGCGAGCACCTTGACGCCGCGCTTAAAATGGGACGGGGCGCAGTCCTGGCCACAGCGCACAGCGGCAACTGGGAACTCCTCGGCGCTGCTCTGGCCATGCACGGATATCCGCTGGTAGCCGTTGTCCAGCGGCAGACCAATCCCGCCATGGACAAATTCATTAATGAATACCGTACCCGGGCCGGTATGCATGTCACCTACAAGCAGGGAGTCAGGGAAATGGTCAAACTGCTTGGAGCAGGCAAAATTATCGGCTTATTGATGGACCAGGATAATCATAGTCAAGGGGTATTTGTTGAATTCTTCGGCCGCCTGGCTTCCACGCCGCAGGGGGCCGCCGCGCTGGCCCGCCTCAATGACGCGCCGATAATCCCGGCCTTTATTACCGCCAATCCTGACGGTACTCACACAGTAATCATTCATCCGCCGGTCATGGTTGACAAAACGGCTGACCGCGACTATGACATCTATACGACCACCCGGCATTTGACGCGAATCATTGAGGACCATATCAGACAATATCCGCACGAATGGTTCTGGCTGCACAACCGCTGGAAGACAACACCGCCTGAAAAGAAGGCTTAA
- the lpxD gene encoding UDP-3-O-acylglucosamine N-acyltransferase, which translates to MKKTLAEIAALVDGTVTGPAGIEVTGVTNIDDAGPGDITFAVPPHLDKAAQCSAAAVIIPDTVETFSKPAIRVANPRMAFTTLLILFTPRHNVSPGVHPTAVVSHTARLGANVAVMAHTVIDDNASIGDNTVIYPHTYIGRDVIVGHDTLIYPNVTVREDCHIGSRVIIHSGAVIGSDGFGFITVNGKHRKVPQVGNVIIEDDVEIGANTCLDRATTGSTVVKQGTKIDNLVHLAHNVVVGENCYLVAQTGIAGSAKIGNNVTFAGQSGSAGHLTIGDNCVFAARSAPINDIPPNSFYAGFPARPHKEWLRSEAAIGRLPELIKKIRDLERRLGELENK; encoded by the coding sequence GTGAAGAAGACATTAGCTGAAATTGCCGCCCTGGTTGACGGTACGGTAACCGGCCCTGCCGGTATTGAAGTTACCGGCGTCACGAACATTGATGACGCCGGTCCGGGCGATATTACTTTTGCTGTGCCGCCGCATCTTGACAAAGCGGCCCAATGCTCGGCCGCCGCAGTAATCATTCCCGACACAGTTGAAACATTTTCCAAACCGGCTATCCGGGTGGCCAATCCCCGGATGGCCTTTACCACTTTACTAATCCTGTTTACTCCCCGGCATAATGTTTCACCAGGTGTTCACCCCACGGCGGTGGTAAGCCATACGGCCAGACTGGGGGCTAACGTTGCCGTCATGGCTCATACTGTAATTGATGATAATGCTTCAATTGGCGATAATACGGTCATTTATCCCCATACTTATATCGGCCGTGATGTCATTGTCGGCCATGATACCCTTATTTATCCCAATGTTACTGTCAGGGAGGATTGTCATATTGGCAGCCGGGTCATTATTCACAGCGGCGCCGTGATTGGCAGTGACGGCTTTGGGTTTATCACGGTGAACGGCAAACACCGGAAAGTGCCGCAAGTCGGCAATGTTATCATTGAAGATGATGTTGAAATCGGCGCCAACACGTGCCTTGACCGGGCTACTACCGGCAGCACGGTAGTTAAGCAGGGGACTAAGATTGACAACCTTGTACACTTGGCTCACAACGTCGTAGTGGGCGAAAACTGCTACCTTGTAGCTCAGACAGGGATTGCCGGCAGCGCTAAAATCGGCAACAACGTAACCTTTGCCGGTCAATCAGGCAGTGCCGGACATCTGACCATTGGCGACAACTGTGTTTTTGCCGCCAGATCGGCGCCCATCAACGATATTCCGCCTAATTCCTTCTATGCCGGTTTTCCGGCCAGGCCGCACAAAGAATGGTTGCGCTCCGAAGCCGCAATCGGCAGGCTTCCCGAACTCATAAAAAAAATACGCGATCTTGAACGCCGGCTGGGCGAACTGGAAAATAAGTAA
- the bamA gene encoding Outer membrane protein assembly factor BamA — protein sequence MKTVERCKIFVIAAIVLSMAVSLVMPAYAADIEGKTVTAITVTGVNQVAESTVMGVVKLQPGDTLTADKVKQDLQAIYDLGYFFDVVANFTEVPEGVKVVYTVMENPQLTDIVVKGNTKVSADKIKELVTTGKGGVLNTRTLNANVRAIEQYYHDQGYILAKVSDVAMSPGGVLTLSINEGSLEGIVIKGNEKTKTEVITREMKVKPGEPFNVKDARRSMQRVYNLGFFEDVNMKLNPGKEPNAVVLQADVVEQKTGTFSIGGGYSKADGLVGIIELGDNNFRGSGDKVKLHWEFGGASNKNYEVSYTKPWLDDKQTSLSFSVYNMTNQYSDYDRNGNLEESYDKKRQGFDVTLGRPEGEYVQNYITFKNRRDTYVEHVDGNRNLSDGTDASKQYLKDNFGLTRSITLTRVFDSRDNVFNPTEGTRVSLAAEFAGKSLGGDFDYNKYTLEGRKYYKVGHDQVIAARLVAGYADGNMPEAGQFAAGGADTLRGYKDDEFKGDKTLTASAEYRFPVANKVQGVVFSDIGNAWDGEGYKLNDLKASVGVGIRVTTPIGPIRIDYAKGDEGGRTHFSFGGQF from the coding sequence ATGAAGACCGTTGAACGCTGCAAGATTTTTGTCATTGCCGCGATTGTTTTAAGCATGGCTGTAAGTTTAGTAATGCCTGCTTATGCGGCAGATATCGAAGGCAAAACGGTTACTGCCATAACAGTTACCGGCGTTAATCAGGTTGCTGAAAGCACCGTCATGGGCGTGGTCAAACTCCAGCCCGGCGATACTCTGACAGCCGACAAAGTCAAACAAGACCTGCAAGCCATTTATGATTTAGGCTACTTTTTTGACGTTGTCGCCAACTTCACGGAAGTGCCTGAAGGCGTCAAAGTAGTATACACCGTTATGGAAAACCCGCAGTTAACCGACATTGTTGTCAAAGGCAACACCAAAGTTTCTGCTGACAAGATTAAAGAACTGGTCACAACCGGCAAGGGCGGTGTCTTGAACACCCGGACACTTAATGCCAACGTCCGCGCCATTGAGCAGTATTACCACGACCAGGGGTATATCCTGGCCAAAGTAAGCGATGTAGCCATGAGTCCGGGCGGCGTGCTGACTCTTTCCATTAACGAAGGTTCGCTTGAAGGTATTGTTATCAAAGGGAACGAGAAGACCAAGACCGAGGTTATTACCCGCGAAATGAAAGTTAAACCAGGTGAACCGTTTAATGTTAAAGATGCCCGCCGGAGTATGCAAAGAGTGTACAACCTTGGTTTCTTCGAAGACGTGAACATGAAGCTCAATCCCGGCAAAGAGCCTAATGCCGTTGTTTTGCAAGCAGATGTGGTTGAGCAAAAAACCGGCACCTTCTCCATCGGCGGCGGCTACAGCAAAGCCGACGGGCTTGTGGGTATCATTGAACTTGGCGACAACAACTTCAGGGGCAGCGGCGACAAAGTCAAGCTGCACTGGGAGTTTGGCGGCGCCAGCAACAAAAACTATGAAGTAAGCTATACCAAACCATGGCTGGACGACAAACAAACTTCACTGAGCTTCAGTGTTTACAACATGACCAATCAATACAGCGATTACGACAGAAACGGCAATCTGGAAGAAAGCTATGATAAAAAGCGGCAAGGCTTTGACGTAACCCTTGGCCGTCCCGAAGGTGAATATGTTCAAAACTATATCACCTTCAAAAACCGCCGGGACACTTATGTTGAGCATGTTGACGGCAACAGAAACCTTTCGGACGGAACCGACGCGAGCAAACAGTATCTCAAAGATAACTTTGGCTTGACTCGCAGCATTACGCTGACGCGGGTATTCGACTCGCGTGACAATGTTTTCAACCCGACCGAAGGAACCCGTGTATCACTGGCGGCCGAGTTTGCCGGCAAATCGCTGGGCGGCGACTTCGATTACAACAAATATACCCTGGAAGGCCGCAAATACTATAAAGTCGGCCATGATCAGGTCATTGCCGCCCGTCTGGTGGCTGGTTACGCTGACGGCAATATGCCTGAGGCCGGCCAGTTTGCCGCCGGCGGCGCCGATACGCTCCGCGGCTATAAAGACGATGAATTTAAAGGCGATAAAACGCTAACTGCGTCTGCTGAATACCGTTTTCCGGTGGCTAACAAAGTCCAGGGGGTAGTTTTCTCCGACATTGGTAATGCCTGGGACGGCGAAGGGTACAAGCTTAATGACCTTAAAGCCAGCGTTGGCGTCGGTATTCGCGTAACAACGCCGATAGGACCCATTCGTATCGACTATGCCAAAGGCGACGAGGGTGGCCGTACCCACTTCAGCTTTGGCGGTCAGTTCTAA
- the fliA gene encoding RNA polymerase sigma factor FliA: MILSQYLAELKNIRMLTREEEIMLWQGYKENGDLECRRRLIESYQPLVFKTVMRWRLPETVMLDIIQEGTVGLIEAVESYDHTRGVAFSLFAVHRIRGRIMNHLAREDDSLLRIDSPLTAGSSQATIADLLVDAQAEVAAQAEHNYLVEQLRTAMERLPAKEQQVLNGVYLNDCEPKELAATMELSVSHIYRLQKQGIRRLRGMLSKLMGNW, translated from the coding sequence ATGATCCTAAGTCAATATTTGGCTGAATTGAAAAATATCCGCATGTTGACGCGTGAGGAAGAAATCATGCTCTGGCAGGGATATAAAGAAAATGGCGACCTGGAGTGCCGCCGCCGCCTCATCGAAAGCTATCAGCCACTGGTTTTTAAAACTGTCATGCGCTGGCGCCTGCCTGAAACCGTCATGCTGGATATTATCCAGGAAGGCACAGTCGGACTGATCGAGGCTGTAGAAAGCTATGACCACACCCGCGGCGTGGCGTTCAGCCTGTTTGCCGTGCACCGCATCCGGGGCCGGATCATGAACCACCTGGCGCGCGAGGATGACAGCCTCCTGCGCATTGACAGCCCGCTTACTGCCGGCAGCAGTCAGGCGACAATTGCCGACCTGTTGGTCGATGCGCAGGCCGAAGTGGCTGCTCAAGCCGAACACAATTATCTTGTCGAACAACTCCGGACGGCAATGGAACGGCTGCCGGCCAAGGAACAGCAGGTCTTAAACGGCGTGTATCTAAACGATTGCGAACCCAAGGAATTAGCGGCAACTATGGAACTAAGCGTGTCGCACATCTACCGCTTGCAAAAACAAGGCATTCGCCGGTTGCGGGGCATGTTGTCCAAACTAATGGGCAACTGGTGA
- the tolC_3 gene encoding Outer membrane protein TolC, protein MIQFRLSGRLTRRVSALVVGSMLVAAAIPGFAASVELTLDEAVAMALKNNPAIKAAEADLDKAKWTVDSTESGKEPKVTYGFTGARSKTLTTGTGNSFSNQISLSVPLTTGGDVEGRIKQATLGLKSSELELDRVKQQLKLDATSAYYSLLQGRNLVKLNQESVDQVAAHLANVQAQYAAGTVAKSDVLRTEVEKASADQNLIKAENSYELAMSNLNNVIGLPLDTKITVNEDLKYEKFDKTLEECISIALANNPQVAKADIAVDSAKQGIDIAQSGNKFKWTLGANTAWSDTDFPGVDKNTWGLNVTGSINIFDSGLTKAQVNAAKNDVAKSLENARSTKDSVQLEVRQAYLNMKEAEKRIDTSKVAVVKAEEDFKIAQVRYNAGVGTNLDVIDAQVALTQAKTNYVQALYDYNTSRAKLDKAMGVAVK, encoded by the coding sequence ATGATACAGTTTAGATTATCGGGCCGTCTGACCAGACGCGTGTCGGCCTTGGTTGTCGGCAGTATGCTGGTGGCGGCAGCTATTCCGGGATTTGCCGCATCCGTTGAGCTTACTCTGGATGAGGCCGTTGCCATGGCACTCAAAAATAACCCCGCAATCAAGGCTGCAGAAGCCGATTTAGATAAGGCCAAATGGACGGTTGACTCTACTGAGTCCGGAAAAGAGCCCAAAGTAACCTATGGTTTTACCGGCGCCCGCTCCAAAACTCTGACGACCGGTACGGGCAACAGTTTCAGCAATCAGATTTCCTTATCGGTACCGTTAACTACCGGAGGAGATGTTGAGGGCCGTATTAAACAGGCAACACTGGGATTGAAATCATCTGAACTTGAATTGGACAGAGTCAAGCAACAACTCAAACTGGATGCCACCAGCGCTTATTATAGCTTGTTGCAAGGCCGCAACCTGGTTAAATTGAACCAGGAGTCGGTTGACCAAGTGGCTGCTCATTTGGCCAATGTTCAGGCCCAGTATGCCGCCGGTACGGTAGCCAAATCCGACGTGCTGCGCACCGAAGTGGAAAAAGCCAGTGCCGACCAAAATTTGATTAAAGCAGAGAACTCTTATGAGTTGGCCATGTCCAACCTTAATAATGTGATCGGACTGCCGCTTGATACTAAAATTACCGTTAATGAAGACTTGAAATATGAGAAGTTTGATAAGACCCTTGAAGAGTGTATTTCCATAGCGTTAGCCAATAACCCGCAAGTAGCCAAAGCTGATATTGCTGTAGATTCGGCCAAACAAGGGATCGACATTGCGCAAAGCGGCAACAAATTCAAGTGGACCTTAGGCGCCAATACTGCCTGGTCTGATACCGATTTTCCCGGTGTTGACAAAAATACGTGGGGCCTAAACGTAACCGGCAGTATCAATATCTTTGATTCCGGCCTTACCAAGGCCCAGGTAAACGCAGCCAAAAACGACGTGGCTAAATCTCTCGAAAATGCCCGTTCGACAAAAGACTCCGTTCAACTTGAAGTGCGCCAGGCGTACCTTAACATGAAAGAAGCCGAAAAACGCATTGATACCAGCAAGGTTGCCGTAGTGAAAGCCGAAGAGGATTTTAAAATTGCCCAAGTGCGTTACAATGCCGGGGTGGGTACTAACCTTGACGTTATTGATGCACAGGTTGCGCTCACTCAGGCCAAAACTAACTATGTACAAGCCCTCTATGACTATAACACCAGCCGCGCCAAGCTGGACAAAGCTATGGGCGTAGCAGTAAAATAA
- the mkl gene encoding putative ribonucleotide transport ATP-binding protein mkl gives MIKLVNVNMNFRGKQTLKDINLTVEPGEIMVIIGPSGSGKSTLLRLIIGLLKPTSGEVWVNGREITGMTEDELNKIRLGMGMVFQYSALFDSMSVGENVAFGLRQHTGMPEEEIRRTVRRKLRMVGLSGQENAMPNELSGGMKKRVSLARAIAIDPHIVLYDEPTAGLDPIMSNTIDRLIVSTRRMIGATSVVVTHDMSSAFRIADRIVMIYGGSIIESGTPEMIKQSENPIVVKFVRGAANLPENKGRSRT, from the coding sequence ATGATTAAACTGGTCAATGTCAATATGAATTTCCGCGGCAAACAAACGCTCAAAGACATCAACCTGACAGTCGAGCCGGGGGAAATTATGGTAATTATCGGGCCCAGCGGCTCGGGTAAAAGTACCTTGCTCAGACTAATCATCGGCCTGTTAAAGCCGACATCAGGCGAAGTGTGGGTGAACGGCCGGGAAATTACCGGCATGACTGAAGATGAACTTAATAAAATCAGGCTGGGAATGGGGATGGTGTTCCAGTATTCGGCTTTGTTCGATTCTATGTCGGTAGGGGAAAATGTCGCCTTTGGCCTGAGGCAGCATACCGGTATGCCGGAAGAAGAGATCAGGCGGACGGTGCGCCGCAAGCTGCGCATGGTAGGATTATCAGGGCAGGAGAATGCAATGCCTAACGAACTTTCCGGCGGCATGAAAAAACGCGTCAGTCTGGCCAGAGCCATTGCCATCGATCCGCATATTGTTCTTTACGATGAGCCGACCGCCGGACTTGACCCCATTATGTCCAACACCATTGACCGGCTTATTGTCAGTACCAGGCGAATGATCGGCGCAACATCGGTAGTGGTTACCCATGATATGTCAAGCGCCTTTCGCATTGCGGACAGGATTGTCATGATTTATGGCGGCAGCATTATTGAAAGCGGCACCCCCGAAATGATAAAACAGTCGGAAAACCCCATTGTGGTTAAGTTTGTCCGGGGGGCAGCAAACTTACCGGAAAATAAAGGGAGGTCCAGAACATGA
- the mlaE gene encoding Intermembrane phospholipid transport system permease protein MlaE gives MLIELFARTGRIVIGFLENIGQVLILTGQTVYHLRHLNSTLLVRQMAHLGADSLPIVLLTMLFTGMVMTVQTAHEFVKYGVQSSVGGLVVVAMGRELSPVLTGVVVAGRVGAAITAEIGSMKVTEQIDALRVMAVNPVAYLVVPRLVACMIMAPVLVVFADVIGTVGSYMIATMYPGITSFTFLNSIKVFAVPHDIIGGLVKSMFFGAIVAIIGCHKGLTTAQGAEGVGQATTASVVLSIILIFISNYFLSVLLYR, from the coding sequence ATGCTTATTGAACTATTCGCCCGTACCGGGAGAATTGTCATTGGCTTTCTGGAAAACATTGGCCAGGTATTAATTCTGACCGGGCAGACTGTTTATCATTTACGTCATTTAAACAGCACGCTGCTGGTGCGGCAGATGGCGCACCTGGGAGCCGACTCGTTACCCATTGTCCTGTTGACGATGCTGTTTACCGGGATGGTTATGACGGTACAAACGGCCCATGAGTTTGTCAAATACGGGGTGCAGTCGTCAGTCGGCGGTTTGGTGGTGGTAGCCATGGGCCGTGAATTGTCACCGGTATTAACCGGCGTGGTGGTTGCCGGGCGGGTTGGGGCGGCCATTACGGCTGAAATCGGCTCAATGAAAGTAACCGAGCAGATTGACGCTTTACGGGTTATGGCGGTAAACCCTGTCGCCTACCTGGTAGTACCCAGGCTTGTCGCCTGCATGATTATGGCGCCGGTACTGGTTGTTTTTGCCGATGTTATCGGTACTGTCGGCAGCTATATGATTGCTACCATGTATCCTGGCATTACCTCCTTCACGTTCTTAAACTCGATTAAGGTTTTCGCCGTACCGCACGATATTATCGGCGGCCTGGTCAAATCAATGTTTTTTGGGGCTATTGTCGCTATCATCGGCTGCCACAAAGGTCTTACCACGGCACAAGGCGCCGAAGGGGTGGGGCAGGCGACCACAGCTTCGGTAGTGCTGTCGATTATTCTAATTTTTATCAGTAATTATTTTTTATCAGTATTACTGTACCGGTAG